In Desulfovibrio desulfuricans, the genomic window GGGGCAAGCGGCCATGGCCGCAGAAGCTCCGATCAAAATCGGGTTCCCCATCCCGCTTACCGGTGAAATCCCCAAGGTGGGCGAAGGTTCCAAGTATGCGGCTGAAATGCTGAAGGAAGAGATCAACGCCAAGGGCGGGCTGAAAGTGGGCGACAAGATGTACCCGCTTGAATTCATTTATGAAGACAATGAATCCAAACCCGAGTCTGCCGTTAACGTGACCCTGAAGCTCATTGAGCGCGACAAGGTCATGGCCATCGTTGGCCCCCAGTCTTCGCGTCAGGCCGTGCCTGCGGGCGCTGTTGCCAATGACGAGCAGGTGCCCATGATCACCCCCTGGTCCACCAATCCCGACGCCACCAAGGACCGCCCCTGGGTCTTCCGCGGAGCCTTCCTTGACCCCTTCCAGGCTCCTGTGGCCGTGGACTTCACCACCAAGAAGTTCAACGCCAAAAAAGCCGCTGTTCTGTTTGAAGTATCCAACGACTATTCCAAGGGCCTTGCCGACAACTTCAAGGAAGCCTTTGAAAAGACGCACGGCAAGGGTTCTGTGGTGGCCATGGAATCGCACGGCCCCAAAGACCAGGATTTCTCTGCCCAGCTGACCAAGATCATCGCGGCAAAGCCCGATTTCATTTTTGTGCCTGAAAACTACAGCTTTGCGGCCCTTATTGTGCCTCAGGCCCGCGACCTCGGCTACAAGGGCCCCTTCATGGGTTCCGATGCCTGGGGTTCCGCCGAGCTCTTCAACCTCTGCGGCAAGGACTGTGTGGACCAGTTTTTCTCCACCCACTACACCGCCGAGGGCGCGACTGGCAAAACCAAGGAATTCATCGACAAGTACAAGGCCAAGTACGGCTATGTGCCTGACGACGTTGCCGCTCTGACCTGGGACTCCATCAACATCGTGCTTCAGGCCATCCAGAAGGCCGGCAAGATTGACCCCGACCTCAAGAAAGAACGCAAGATCATCCGCGACAACATGGCTGGCATGGCCAACTTTGACGGCATCACCGGCAGCATGAAGTTTGACGAAAACCGCGACCCCATCAAGTGTGCGGTTATTGTGCGCGTGACGGAAACCGGCGCGTTCGCCTTTGTGGAATCTGTCTGCCCCAAATAGCAGACATCAGCAGGTAATTGGCACTGCCGCGCGGCCCAACCCACAGGGGGCCGCGCGGCGGCAAAACATCCGCTGCGGATAAAAACTGCGCCACAGATCAGATCGATATTTTTTGCCTTTGGCTGAGTCCCGGTACGAAGAAGGAATATTTTTGCGCTTTTTGGCTTAAAAGCATGCAGAGGTAAGGCTTGCCTTGCGTTGCTGGCGTAAGCCACCCGCAAATTACCCTTGGGGCAAAAGGGTTTTCGCCTGAACGGGCGGTTCAGGGGCCGCAAACGCGCACTGCCGCTCAGAAATTGAAAAAAACAGCGCCACAGGATTCGCACACTGTAACCGTCAGCATTTTTGGGTAGCCTATGGACTTTCTGCTGCAACAGACCCTCAACGCCTTGCAATGGGGCAGCTTTTACGCCCTCATCGCCCTGGGCTACACCCTGGTTTACGGGGTGCTGCGCCTCATCAACTTCGCCCACGGCGACATTTTTATGGTTGGGGCCTACATTTCCTTTTTTGTGGCCACGTATCTGGTTTCTTCCGACGGGCTTGGCCTTTCAAAGCCAATGACCCTGTGGCTGACCATTGTGCTGACCATGGGCCTCACGGCTCTGGTGGGCGTTACGCTTGAGCGCATTGCCTACCGGCCCCTGCGCCGCAAGGGCGCGCACAGGCTCTATGTGGTCATTACCGCACTGATGTGCGGCCTTATTCTTGAAAACGGCAACCTTGCCCTGCTCGGCGCCACCAAGCGCAAGCTGCCAGAGCTTATCGACAAGGCCGTATATTCCATCGGGCCGCTGGTCATCACCAACCTGAAAGTATGGGTTATTGTGGCTGCGGTGCTGGTGTTCCTGTTCTTGCAGACCATTGTCACGCGCACCAAGGTGGGCATGGCCATGCGTGCGGTTTCCTGGGATCGCTTTGCCCTGCCGCTCATGGGCATACCGCTCGACA contains:
- a CDS encoding ABC transporter substrate-binding protein produces the protein MNLLKVASVCALSLFVGQAAMAAEAPIKIGFPIPLTGEIPKVGEGSKYAAEMLKEEINAKGGLKVGDKMYPLEFIYEDNESKPESAVNVTLKLIERDKVMAIVGPQSSRQAVPAGAVANDEQVPMITPWSTNPDATKDRPWVFRGAFLDPFQAPVAVDFTTKKFNAKKAAVLFEVSNDYSKGLADNFKEAFEKTHGKGSVVAMESHGPKDQDFSAQLTKIIAAKPDFIFVPENYSFAALIVPQARDLGYKGPFMGSDAWGSAELFNLCGKDCVDQFFSTHYTAEGATGKTKEFIDKYKAKYGYVPDDVAALTWDSINIVLQAIQKAGKIDPDLKKERKIIRDNMAGMANFDGITGSMKFDENRDPIKCAVIVRVTETGAFAFVESVCPK
- a CDS encoding branched-chain amino acid ABC transporter permease: MDFLLQQTLNALQWGSFYALIALGYTLVYGVLRLINFAHGDIFMVGAYISFFVATYLVSSDGLGLSKPMTLWLTIVLTMGLTALVGVTLERIAYRPLRRKGAHRLYVVITALMCGLILENGNLALLGATKRKLPELIDKAVYSIGPLVITNLKVWVIVAAVLVFLFLQTIVTRTKVGMAMRAVSWDRFALPLMGIPLDSVIVVTFVLGSGIAGLGGMLFAMCYPNLEPYMGAMIGWKAFIAAVVGGIGDIRGAFVGGFMLAFVEIMVVAFLPSTYMDLFSFTILLLILWVRPTGIFGMPQTTKI